A stretch of the Gossypium hirsutum isolate 1008001.06 chromosome D07, Gossypium_hirsutum_v2.1, whole genome shotgun sequence genome encodes the following:
- the LOC107925862 gene encoding chromatin modification-related protein EAF1 B isoform X1 produces MHGCSLGSALLLNAEVDSMGGVVDSGVDIGVKTSLRRAAIEKAQAELRQEYVVREERRRELEFLEKGGNPLDFKFGNAASVSVQSTSLTNQQAEHLVTSDAKGSFAPTASPHGDSVESSGRPGIPAVCEPSSADSLLLFSGENELPEGERKSMNSRKWNTVFPSEQSSRMDGAQNTKESEDSAIFRPYARRNRSKINRDGARSSPKDIVQGRGGHGPCLPAHVASKDVKALTSETNNQKGKNIHCVDATKLTTSDGDLASKMITSDNQFNMAFDGGQATEETTDQSKGDISESKVDVTFSKSLIDDLHKETAQVEADKSPVNLVPAESDLVAGKEQGVSTGLEESPATGTTKAENGTGYNQQNGFGDAKRDEEKPIEGQNSSVAIGMKGLDSVSSCTQNSLRLDVNNDKDVYINPKNVDSNGKLVEQTSEKEESLNLAVGEMARQNSEIKAVDNVAVVLDTYRSVIQNDSLNDSTVKVVEETRSELQNEVSCLSNDEAQRSSHAVSEAEREVSTVPGDNSNSYKENFSSSLPQGKMDNTICEIPDTTLLGITSIAIPDTQASLDNHVKVVDKAHEDSVMEEAGIIEAKRKRIAELSVASLSMENCQKSHWDFVLEEMAWLANDFAQERLWKMTAAAQICRRVTFTLRLQLEEKNQYWKLRKAALILANAVMDFWHSAQLLLNSRDLGPKNCGYDLVGSQADEVLKNNNAELDMKDTNKEQQQHPGNDNELAIQAYALRFLKYSSSSVPSRQADTAATSDRIFDSSIMDSSWDEHLTEESLFYAVPSGAMETYRRSIEFYLVQTEVNKIESNVQEVVETSAYDAGAEFPYGNFVYDEDEGETSMYYLPGAFQGSKSSKLNQKKRTMKIMKSYPPARSYEMGSDLPYGNCAQQSTLMGKRPASGLNVGPIPTKRVRTGPRQRVLSLFSCAAAAGGLQAPTKTDASSGDNNSFQDDQSTLNGGFQIEKSTEVESVGNFERQLQNDRAEPPTKAKKKKKTKNLGSAYDEGWQLESTHNELGNYSKKRPESSHFDSNGTSGLFGQHNAKKLKIMKQQLDNTFDITSNGSIPSPVGSQMSNMSNSSKIIRLMHGSDKSRKAKTPKMSAAQPGSSTPWSLLEDQALVVLVHDMGPNWDLVSDAINSTLQLKCIFLKPKECKERYKILMDRSGDGADSADDLMSSQSYPPTLPGIPKGSARQLFQRLQGPVEEETLKSHFEKIILVGKKQHYRRCQHDNQDLKQIVPVHNSHVMSLSQVCPNNLNGGVLTPLDFCDAPASSKDVLPLGYQASSLAISNQGAVGPRLPASGANSSLQGSSNAVLGSNLSSPSATLDASVRDGRFGVPRTSLPADEQHRVQQHSPVLSGRNVQQSKLTLPGAISGSDRGVLMLAGGNGVGMMCGINRNMPMSRPGFQGMVSSTMLNSGSMLSSNLVGMPSPGNMHSGPGSGQGNSTLRPRDTIHMMQPGHSPENQRQMVVPELQLHIQENSQGIAAFNGLTSAYPNQSTPSPVQSYPGQPQKSHGLNNSLQGSNGSQQQAYAMRLAKERQRQQQQQQQSHMHQQHQKFAVSNALKPHVRPQTQLPVSSLQSSSQIQSPASTQAVSLSPLTPSTPITPMSLHQQQKNHLVPRGLGRSSRPGASGLNNQIGQQQQRQLQQQQFQQSGRHHPQQRQQTQSQQQAKLLKGAGRGNMQVHQNLSVDPSPLNGLSMASSNQAAEKGEQMMHLMQGQGLYSGSVMSPVQPSKPPVSSQSMNHSQPQKKLLSGAVPPSTKYLQQMAAHSDNSSQVQVSTAPSGHTQSDVHQSVLPAAMGPNCQHLQLQSQSHKKQVNQSQPTVKRMIQQNQQVNSDPSSKSQAEPAQADQQPMSNASLMGTATTMAMPQAAIDSADNVSVVSPSVGPQWKPSESVCDLGLPNVATQVGSMGSPPHPNSARSDSLPSVSQVLGKRQLSGSLPSNGSTDGAQWPQQPQIQQSSTLPPSQQPYQQLQNQHSLLPQQQPLQQQSQQQTLHLQTVQGSLYYRPSNSKLE; encoded by the exons ATGCATGGATGCAGCTTGGGATCTGCATTGTTATTAAATGCTGAGGTTGATTCTATGGGAGGGGTTGTTGACAGTGGAGTTGACATTGGTGTCAAGACCTCCCTGCGTAGAGCAGCTATTGAGAAGGCTCAAGCAGAGCTTAG GCAGGAGTATGTTGTTCGTGAGGAAAGGAGAAGGGAACTAGAGTTTCTTGAGAAA GGTGGCAATCcgttggatttcaaatttggcaATGCAGCTTCAGTTAGTGTCCAGTCTACTTCTCTCACTAATCAGCAAGCAGAACATTTGGTTACCAG TGATGCAAAAGGTAGTTTTGCACCCACTGCCTCACCTCATGGTGATTCCGTAGAGAGTAGTGGAAGACCAGGGATTCCTGCAGTTTGTGAACCCAGTAGTGCTGACAGTCTCTTACTATTTTCTGGTGAAAATGAGTTGCCTGAAGGTGAAAGGAAGTCTATGAATTCTCGTAAGTGGAATACTGTTTTTCCATCAGAGCAATCTTCTCGAATGGATGGAGCTCAAAATACCAAGGAATCAGAAGATTCTGCTATTTTTCGCCCATATGCTCGAAGGAACAGGTCCAAAATAAATCGAGATGGAGCACGATCTAGTCCAAAAGATATTGTTCAGGGTCGAGGTGGTCATGGCCCTTGTTTACCTGCTCATGTAGCATCGAAGGATGTGAAGGCTTTGACTTCTGAAACAAATAACCAAAAGGGAAAGAACATACATTGTGTCGATGCCACAAAATTGACAACTTCAGATGGTGATTTGGCTTCAAAGATGATAACTTCTGATAATCAGTTCAACATGGCGTTTGATGGTGGTCAGGCTACAGAAGAAACAACGGATCAATCAAAAGGTGATATATCCGAAAGCAAGGTTGATGTCACATTTTCTAAAAGCTTGATCGATGACCTGCATAAGGAAACTGCTCAAGTTGAGGCTGATAAATCTCCAGTTAACTTGGTTCCTGCAGAGTCTGATCTTGTTGCAGGGAAGGAGCAGGGAGTTTCAACTGGTCTTGAAGAATCACCTGCAACAGGTACAACAAAAGCTGAAAATGGAACTGGTTATAACCAGCAAAATGGGTTTGGTGATGCCAAAAGAGATGAGGAAAAACCAATTGAAGGGCAAAATAGCAGTGTGGCAATAGGGATGAAGGGATTAGATTCAGTGTCCTCTTGCACTCAAAACAGTTTAAGATTAGATGTAAATAATGATAAAGATGTATATATAAATCCAAAAAATGTTGATTCTAATGGAAAGCTCGTGGAGCAAACATCAGAAAAAGAGGAGTCACTAAACTTAGCTGTTGGTGAAATGGCAAGACAAAACAGTGAGATTAAGGCTGTTGATAATGTTGCTGTTGTTCTTGATACTTATAGATCTGTGATTCAAAATGACTCTCTGAATGATTCTACTGTCAAAGTGGTGGAAGAAACTAGATCTGAATTGCAAAATGAGGTGAGCTGTCTATCCAATGATGAGGCACAACGAAGTAGTCATGCTGTATCAGAAGCTGAAAGGGAAGTTAGTACTGTGCCAGGTGATAATTCTAACTCCTACAAGGAAAACTTTTCGTCTAGTTTGCCTCAAGGTAAAATGGACAACACTATTTGTGAGATTCCTGACACAACTTTGTTAGGAATAACCTCTATTGCTATTCCTGACACTCAAGCTAGTTTGGATAATCATGTGAAAGTGGTGGACAAGGCACATGAAGATTCCGTTATGGAAGAGGCAGGGATTATAGAG GCTAAGCGGAAAAGAATTGCAGAGTTATCTGTTGCTAGCTTATCTATGGAGAACTGCCAAAAATCTCACTGGGACTTTGTTCTTGAGGAAATGGCATGGTTGGCAAATGATTTTGCTCAG GAGCGTCTTTGGAAGATGACTGCTGCTGCTCAAATATGTAGACGTGTTACTTTTACTTTGCGATTGCAACTTGAAGAAAAGAATCAGTATTGGAAACTCAGAAAAGCAGCTTTAATCCTAGCTAATGCTGTCATGGACTTTTGGCATTCAGCACAGTTGCTTCTAAATAGTAGGGATCTTGGTCCAAAAAACTGTGGCTATGATCTAGTGGGATCACAGGCTGATGAAGTTCTTAAGAACAACAATGCAGAACTTGATATG AAGGATACAAATAAGGAGCAGCAGCAGCACCCTGGAAATGACAATGAACTTGCTATTCAGGCATATGCtcttagatttttaaaatatagcAGTTCCTCTGTTCCATCACGTCAAGCTGATACAGCAGCAACTTCTGACAGGATATTTGACTCAAGCATTATGGACAGCTCTTGGGATGAACACCTAACTGAA GAAAGCCTCTTCTATGCAGTTCCTTCAGGTGCTATGGAAACCTACCGAAGATCTATTGAATTTTATTTGGTACAGACTGAGGTAAAT AAAATTGAGAGTAACGTGCAAGAGGTGGTTGAAACATCTGCTTATGATGCTGGAGCCG AGTTTCCATATGGCAACTTTGTGTATGATGAGGATGAAGGAGAAACAAGTATGTATTATTTGCCTGGAGCCTTTCAAGGTAGCAAATCGTCAAAACTAAACCAGAAGAAGCGGACaatgaaaattatgaaatcatATCCTCCTGCAAGATCATATGAAATGGGTTCTGATTTGCCTTATGGAAACTGTGCTCAACAATCAACCTTAATGGGTAAAAGGCCTGCCAGTGGTCTAAATGTTGGTCCAATTCCAACGAAACGTGTTCGCACTGGTCCCAGGCAGAGGGTTTTAAGTCTTTTTAGCTGTGCAGCTGCTGCTGGGGGTTTACAAGCTCCAACAAAAACAGATGCTTCTAGTGGAGATAATAATTCTTTTCAGGATGATCAGAGTACTTTGAATGGAGGATTCCAGATTGAGAAAAGCACAGAGGTTGAATCAGTTGGGAACTTTGAAAGGCAGCTACAAAATGACCGTGCAGAACCACCAACAAAagctaaaaagaagaaaaaaaccaaGAATCTT GGTTCTGCATATGATGAGGGTTGGCAACTTGAATCTACTCATAATGAACTG GGGAATTATTCCAAAAAGAGACCTGAGagttctcattttgattctaatgGAACCAGCG GTTTATTTGGGCAACATAATGCCAAGAAGCTGAAGATAATGAAGCAACAGCTAGATAACACTTTTGACATCACTTCAAATGGATCAATCCCTTCACCAGTAGGGTCCCAGATGAGTAACATGTCCAACTCCAGCAAAATCATCAGATTAATGCATGGTTCTGACAAGAGTAGAAAAGCCAAAACACCCAAG ATGTCTGCTGCTCAGCCTGGTTCTAGTACTCCATGGTCATTACTTGAAGATCAG GCACTTGTTGTCCTTGTACATGACATGGGTCCAAATTGGGATCTCGTAAGTGATGCCATCAACAGTACCCTTCAACTTAAG TGCATATTTCTCAAGCCTAAAGAATGTAAGGAACGCTACAAGATTTTAATGGATAGGAGTGGAGATGGAGCTGACAGTGCTGATGATTTAATGTCTTCTCAGTCATATCCACCCACATTACCTGGCATTCCAAAG GGAAGTGCTAGACAGTTGTTTCAACGTCTGCAAGGGCCAGTAGAAGAGGAGACTCTTAAGtctcattttgaaaaaattatactTGTTGGCAAGAAACAGCACTACCGGCGATGTCAG CATGATAACCAGGATTTGAAGCAGATAGTGCCGGTCCACAATTCTCATGTTATGTCTCTTTCACAAGTCTGCCCAAATAACCTAAATGGAGGGGTTCTAAC GCCTCTCGATTTTTGTGATGCCCCTGCATCAAGCAAAGATGTTCTTCCCCTAGGATATCAGGCTAGTAGTTTAGCAATATCGAATCAAGGAGCTGTGGGACCAAGGCTTCCTGCATCTGGAGCAAATTCGTCGCTGCAGGGATCTTCTAATGCGGTTCTTGGCAGTAATTTATCATCACCCTCTGCTACACTCGATGCTTCTGTGAG GGATGGTAGATTTGGTGTTCCAAGAACATCTTTGCCAGCTGATGAGCAGCATAGAGTGCAGCAACATAGTCCAGTCTTATCTGGCAGGAATGTCCAGCAGTCCAAATTGACTCTCCCTGGGGCTATTTCTGGGTCAGATCGTGGGGTTCTTATGCTGGCTGGTGGAAATGGTGTGGGCATGATGTGTGGAATAAATAGAAACATGCCAATGTCAAGGCCAGGCTTTCAAGGAATGGTATCATCAACAATGCTAAATTCTGGCAGCATGCTCTCCTCCAATTTGGTGGGAATGCCTAGCCCTGGAAATATGCACTCTGGACCAGGTTCTGGTCAAGGAAACTCTACATTGAGACCTCGGGATACCATTCACATGATGCAA CCTGGTCACAGTCCAGAGAACCAGAGGCAAATGGTGGTACCTGAGCTCCAACTGCACATTCAAGAGAACAGCCAGGGAATTGCTGCCTTCAATGGGTTGACTTCTGCTTACCCTAATCAATCAACCCCATCACCTGTTCAGTCATATCCAGGTCAACCCCAGAAGTCCCATGGGCTGAACAACTCTCTTCAGGGTTCTAATGGGTCACAGCAGCAAGCATATGCCATGCGCCTTGCTAAAGAAAGGCAaaggcagcagcagcagcagcagcagtctCATATGCATCAGCAACATCAAAAGTTTGCTGTATCTAATGCTTTGAAGCCACATGTCCGACCTCAGACTCAACTTCCTGTATCTTCTCTTCAGAGTAGTTCCCAGATTCAATCTCCAGCTTCAACTCAGGCAGTATCGCTTTCCCCTCTAACACCATCTACGCCAATAACTCCTATGTCATTACATCAGCAACAAAAAAACCACTTGGTGCCTCGTGGGCTTGGTAGGAGTTCCCGACCTGGTGCTAGTGGGTTGAACAATCAGATAGGCCAGCAACAACAGCGGCAGCTTCAACAACAGCAGTTTCAACAATCTGGAAGGCACCACCCTCAGCAACGGCAACAAACACAATCTCAGCAGCAAGCTAAACTTTTGAAGGGAGCAGGGAGGGGGAACATGCAGGTGCATCAGAACCTTTCTGTTGATCCTTCTCCTCTGAATGGCCTTAGCATGGCCTCTAGCAACCAAGCTGCTGAGAAAGGAGAGCAGATGATGCACTTAATGCAAGGTCAGGGCCTGTATTCTGGGTCTGTTATGAGCCCTGTCCAACCATCTAAACCTCCAGTTTCTTCTCAGTCCATGAATCATTCCCAGCCACAGAAAAAGCTACTTTCTGGGGCAGTACCCCCTTCTACAAAGTATCTCCAGCAGATGGCTGCACATTCTGATAATAGTTCTCAAGTTCAGGTTTCCACAGCGCCTTCTGGTCATACACAATCAGATGTGCATCAGTCTGTCCTGCCAGCAGCTATGGGTCCAAACTGCCAGCACTTGCAGCTACAGTCACAATCACATAAAAAGCAAGTTAATCAAAGCCAGCCTACTGTTAAAAGGATGATTCAGCAGAATCAACAAGTGAATTCTGATCCTTCCAGCAAATCTCAAGCTGAGCCAGCCCAAGCTGACCAACAGCCCATGAGTAATGCTTCACTTATGGGTACAGCCACAACAATGGCAATGCCTCAAGCTGCCATTGATTCAGCTGACAATGTATCGGTTGTTTCTCCCTCTGTTGGCCCTCAGTGGAAACCATCAGAATCAGTGTGTGATCTGGGTTTGCCAAATGTGGCCACTCAAGTGGGATCCATGGGGAGCCCTCCTCATCCAAATTCTGCTCGTAGTGATTCGCTACCTTCTGTCAGCCAAGTGTTAGGGAAGAGACAATTATCAGGTAGTCTACCCTCTAATGGGAGTACTGATGGGGCACAGTGGCCACAACAGCCACAGATACAACAATCTTCCACATTGCCACCATCTCAACAACCTTACCAGCAGTTACAAAATCAGCATAGTTTGCTGCCACAACAGCAGCCATTGCAACAGCAGTCGCAACAGCAAACTCTGCATCTACAAACAGTACAGGGCAGCTTGTATTACAGGCCTTCTAATTCTAAGCTGGAATGA